A genome region from Alphaproteobacteria bacterium includes the following:
- a CDS encoding demethoxyubiquinone hydroxylase family protein, protein MLDKTHIHNIIRVDHAGEYGAKRIYEGQIDFIKNPAMKMQIKEMLEHELEHLEYFENKIKTDHIRPTILLPFWHVAGYGLGAVTALLGDKMAMACTAAVETVIESHYQKQLDELAEGELKNSITKFQADEAHHKEIAIEEKALEAPLYGVFAKLIKTGSKTAIWLSERF, encoded by the coding sequence ATGCTAGATAAAACACATATACATAACATTATTAGAGTTGATCACGCTGGTGAATATGGTGCTAAAAGAATCTATGAAGGTCAGATAGACTTCATAAAAAACCCAGCAATGAAAATGCAAATTAAAGAAATGCTAGAACATGAATTAGAGCATTTAGAATATTTTGAAAATAAAATAAAAACAGATCATATAAGACCCACTATTTTATTACCATTTTGGCATGTAGCTGGTTATGGGCTTGGCGCTGTTACAGCCTTACTTGGTGACAAAATGGCTATGGCCTGTACTGCTGCGGTTGAAACTGTAATTGAAAGTCATTATCAAAAGCAATTAGATGAATTAGCTGAAGGTGAATTAAAAAATTCTATCACGAAATTTCAAGCAGATGAGGCGCACCACAAAGAAATAGCCATTGAAGAAAAAGCTTTAGAAGCGCCTCTTTATGGAGTTTTTGCAAAACTCATCAAAACAGGTTCTAAAACTGCAATATGGCTTTCCGAAAGATTTTAA
- a CDS encoding DUF3833 domain-containing protein yields MFNFLNSCAGTAIKTYQNNQPKLDIREYLNGKIKAYGILEDRKGNITRRFTVDMTGTWQDGKGVLEEFFIFDDGEESERIWTIEFTDEHNFTAKAADVIGIATGSQYGNAMQMNYVLDLVVDKEKNTKYKVTLDDWMYLINDEILVNKSKIKKFGITFAKLTIFFQKVK; encoded by the coding sequence ATGTTCAACTTTCTTAACTCATGTGCTGGTACAGCAATTAAAACTTACCAAAATAATCAACCTAAATTAGATATCAGGGAATATCTTAATGGCAAAATTAAAGCTTATGGAATTTTAGAGGATAGAAAAGGTAATATTACGCGAAGATTTACAGTTGACATGACTGGCACTTGGCAAGATGGCAAAGGTGTATTAGAAGAATTTTTTATCTTTGATGATGGTGAGGAAAGTGAAAGAATTTGGACTATCGAATTTACCGATGAGCATAATTTCACTGCTAAAGCAGCTGATGTAATTGGTATAGCTACCGGCTCACAATATGGTAATGCAATGCAAATGAATTATGTCTTAGATTTAGTAGTAGATAAAGAAAAAAATACAAAATATAAAGTTACACTTGATGATTGGATGTACTTAATTAATGATGAAATTCTAGTTAATAAATCTAAAATTAAAAAATTTGGTATTACTTTTGCAAAATTAACTATTTTTTTTCAAAAAGTTAAATAA
- a CDS encoding SDR family NAD(P)-dependent oxidoreductase yields the protein MHINYFKQKNILIIGASYGIGEALATNLANLGANLFLSARSKDKIEELARSLDGNHFSQICDVTKKVQVTELLKIVKANFKKIDIIIFAAGIYEPMSLENYNQNKAHNILNVNFSSMLNFLDFFKQEAKENNLSQISIISSSAAYFGMPNSLIYGASKAALSHLTESLYHELMNFNVKVQLINPGFVKTRLTDKNDFNMPNLITADKAAKIIIKALTKTKFEISFPYLFILMMKLFKFLPFKFRALLLNKMVSKK from the coding sequence ATGCACATCAATTACTTTAAGCAAAAAAACATCTTAATCATTGGTGCTAGCTATGGTATTGGAGAGGCTCTAGCTACTAACCTTGCTAATTTAGGGGCAAATTTATTTTTAAGTGCTAGATCAAAAGATAAGATCGAAGAATTAGCCAGATCTTTAGATGGTAATCATTTTAGCCAAATATGTGATGTAACTAAAAAAGTGCAAGTTACCGAATTATTAAAGATTGTAAAAGCTAATTTCAAAAAAATAGATATCATTATTTTTGCGGCAGGAATTTATGAGCCAATGTCTTTAGAAAATTACAATCAAAATAAGGCCCATAATATCTTAAATGTTAATTTTAGTTCTATGTTAAATTTTTTAGATTTTTTTAAGCAAGAAGCAAAAGAAAATAACTTAAGTCAAATTAGCATTATTTCTAGCTCAGCTGCATATTTTGGTATGCCTAATTCTTTAATATATGGCGCTTCTAAAGCAGCTTTAAGTCACTTAACCGAAAGCTTATATCATGAATTAATGAATTTTAATGTTAAAGTACAATTAATTAATCCTGGCTTTGTTAAAACCAGATTAACCGATAAAAATGATTTTAACATGCCAAATTTGATCACGGCAGATAAAGCAGCTAAAATTATTATTAAAGCTTTAACCAAAACCAAGTTTGAAATATCATTTCCATATTTATTTATTCTAATGATGAAATTATTTAAGTTTTTACCTTTTAAATTTAGGGCATTATTGTTGAATAAAATGGTAAGTAAGAAATAA
- a CDS encoding efflux RND transporter periplasmic adaptor subunit: MEFLQNSSKQVLKLQYGFPKDFNIMLKFSKKSHYLALIIIITSSLWISSGLLKKRTPPQAMPIESKVINSVTTNISAITNHQKKYKIYGSAKAHKIISLKSEINGKVNNIYKNEGDIVKAGEVIFTLEPKQYKAEYAEAKAHYSSKKTTLKTTKELYKKGLSAKTILANHQADFKAAEAKLESAKIKLDNTEILAAFDGKIEEINIETGEIIEGYRTEMATLVNDNKILVHGFLAEKLISDVNLIEKIEVEFFSGLKKQAILNYISATSDAITKTYKIEVLVENNDNLIKDGMTVELSFTLKKIKAHKISSSALSLDDNGNIGVKIINHNNLVEFLPATIIGEEGEYIWLTDLPDVIEIITIGHGFVRNGDQVLVRRDERN, from the coding sequence ATGGAGTTTTTGCAAAACTCATCAAAACAGGTTCTAAAACTGCAATATGGCTTTCCGAAAGATTTTAATATTATGCTAAAATTCTCTAAAAAATCACATTATCTTGCTTTAATAATCATTATAACTTCTTCTTTATGGATTAGCTCTGGTTTGCTAAAAAAACGAACTCCACCTCAAGCTATGCCTATAGAAAGCAAAGTAATTAACAGTGTTACTACAAATATTTCTGCTATAACCAACCATCAAAAAAAATATAAAATATATGGAAGTGCCAAAGCTCATAAGATTATTTCCTTAAAGTCAGAAATTAATGGTAAGGTAAATAATATTTACAAAAATGAAGGTGATATTGTTAAAGCTGGGGAAGTAATTTTTACGCTTGAGCCAAAACAATATAAAGCCGAATATGCAGAAGCCAAAGCGCATTATAGCAGCAAAAAAACCACGCTAAAGACTACTAAAGAATTATATAAAAAAGGTTTATCAGCAAAAACCATTTTAGCAAATCATCAGGCAGATTTTAAAGCAGCAGAAGCTAAGCTAGAATCGGCTAAAATAAAATTAGACAATACTGAAATTTTAGCAGCGTTTGATGGAAAAATAGAAGAGATAAATATAGAAACTGGTGAAATTATAGAAGGTTATAGAACTGAGATGGCCACTTTGGTAAATGACAATAAAATATTAGTACATGGTTTTCTGGCTGAGAAGTTAATTTCTGATGTTAATTTAATTGAAAAAATCGAAGTTGAATTTTTTAGCGGTTTAAAAAAGCAGGCTATCTTAAATTATATTTCTGCTACCTCAGATGCTATTACCAAAACCTATAAAATTGAGGTTTTAGTAGAAAATAACGACAATCTAATAAAAGATGGTATGACTGTAGAGCTGAGTTTTACTTTAAAAAAAATTAAAGCGCATAAAATAAGCAGCTCTGCACTAAGCCTAGATGATAATGGTAATATTGGGGTTAAAATAATCAACCACAATAATCTCGTTGAGTTTTTGCCAGCTACTATAATTGGTGAAGAAGGTGAATATATTTGGCTCACTGACTTACCTGATGTTATAGAAATAATTACCATAGGGCATGGCTTTGTTAGAAATGGTGATCAAGTATTAGTTAGAAGAGATGAGCGCAATTAA